In a genomic window of Prosthecochloris marina:
- a CDS encoding transcriptional regulator — MSTCSFSGLTVTEKPHWYANHSKRGYITRFSLIDSGIIHGEVVADHDVTMDYIDIDVFQTVIRESNLAGEAILMLFGLKRVKGVSFAYKKNLINLLYNLGPTFKLLVIYNVDQEIRSIMETFAAIAPEESTVLIANNYNEAMQLILDTKSGKLEPKINESNEEQQQYIAHKKEFLSALARFNWLNLLDHPITLPESTSPLYPYFKALEAFQQDLREKEVLHLQELKKVSDEYKKKIAEKTILINAQEDLNKKTKSQHEHEKASLIRQIVSKDMALKRISSVIAKKRSKIKMILDLVEQMDIEPAMKQKTVNFCQDLIDYYNQNDKKNDKEISIADSAFITMLERKNPELSKKDLRVCLLIKQNHSTSEIAHTIGITTRGVESMRYRLHKKLGLKKNESIKNYLLKIAGN, encoded by the coding sequence ATGAGCACATGTTCTTTTTCCGGCTTAACAGTTACTGAAAAACCTCATTGGTATGCCAATCATTCCAAAAGAGGCTATATAACCAGATTCAGCCTGATCGATTCAGGTATTATTCATGGGGAAGTAGTGGCCGACCATGACGTAACGATGGATTATATCGACATCGATGTATTTCAAACCGTTATCCGCGAAAGCAATCTTGCAGGTGAAGCAATCCTCATGCTTTTCGGCCTTAAGCGCGTAAAAGGAGTTTCTTTTGCGTACAAGAAAAACCTGATAAACCTCCTCTATAACTTGGGCCCTACGTTCAAGCTGCTCGTAATCTATAACGTTGATCAGGAAATACGCTCAATAATGGAAACATTTGCAGCTATTGCCCCTGAAGAATCAACTGTTCTGATCGCCAACAATTACAATGAGGCAATGCAGTTGATACTCGATACCAAATCCGGAAAGCTGGAGCCAAAGATAAATGAAAGCAATGAGGAACAACAGCAGTACATTGCCCACAAAAAAGAGTTTCTTTCCGCTCTTGCACGATTCAACTGGCTTAACCTGCTGGACCATCCAATAACCTTACCCGAAAGTACCAGCCCACTGTACCCTTACTTCAAAGCTCTCGAAGCATTTCAGCAGGATCTCCGCGAAAAAGAAGTTCTTCATCTCCAGGAGCTGAAAAAAGTCAGCGATGAGTATAAAAAAAAGATTGCGGAAAAAACCATTCTGATCAATGCACAGGAAGACCTGAACAAAAAAACCAAATCACAGCATGAGCATGAAAAAGCGTCACTGATCCGTCAGATCGTATCAAAAGATATGGCGCTGAAACGGATCTCATCGGTCATTGCCAAAAAGAGGTCGAAAATCAAAATGATACTTGATCTCGTCGAACAGATGGATATAGAACCGGCAATGAAACAAAAAACCGTAAATTTCTGCCAGGATCTTATTGATTATTACAATCAAAACGACAAAAAAAACGATAAAGAGATATCCATTGCAGACTCGGCGTTCATTACAATGCTGGAGCGAAAAAACCCCGAACTCAGCAAAAAAGATCTACGGGTATGTCTACTGATAAAACAAAACCACAGCACGTCTGAAATCGCCCACACTATAGGAATCACAACCCGCGGCGTCGAAAGCATGCGATACAGGCTGCACAAAAAACTGGGTTTGAAAAAAAATGAATCGATAAAAAATTATCTGCTCAAAATAGCTGGCAATTGA
- a CDS encoding low molecular weight protein-tyrosine-phosphatase has product MTCSLLFVCYENICRSPMAEGIFTKMIAEREHEEIFDVESAGTVCFQKGAPPDSRAIEIAREQGVDIADQRAGCIKDLELDYYTRIFTMDGQSYHDTIYYSASQRTLLPVYMVTDYLSDPETTEIEDPYYGTKKDFLKVFQQLEEALVNIYEELLRQSGL; this is encoded by the coding sequence ATGACGTGTTCATTACTTTTTGTCTGCTATGAGAACATATGCCGTTCACCCATGGCTGAGGGGATTTTTACAAAGATGATCGCCGAGCGTGAGCATGAAGAGATTTTTGACGTAGAGTCAGCTGGAACGGTATGTTTTCAGAAAGGGGCACCGCCTGACAGCCGAGCCATCGAAATAGCGCGTGAACAAGGTGTTGATATAGCTGATCAAAGGGCTGGCTGTATAAAAGACCTTGAGTTAGATTACTATACGAGGATTTTTACGATGGATGGGCAGAGTTACCATGATACTATCTACTACAGCGCTTCGCAAAGAACACTTCTTCCAGTATATATGGTAACCGATTACCTTTCTGATCCCGAAACCACTGAAATAGAAGATCCTTATTATGGGACGAAAAAGGATTTTTTGAAGGTGTTTCAGCAGCTCGAAGAGGCACTGGTCAACATTTATGAAGAATTATTGAGACAGTCTGGCCTTTGA
- a CDS encoding helix-turn-helix transcriptional regulator, with translation MIDTEMIEKRLNIELTTTDSEFLSKLQRKHPNLNQRELRICLLIKLNYNTRDIARSVGISTRGMESIRYRMHKKIGLTKHQSLKGYLTDLATLIN, from the coding sequence ATGATCGATACCGAGATGATAGAAAAAAGGCTCAATATTGAACTTACAACCACAGATTCCGAATTTCTTTCAAAGCTTCAGAGAAAACATCCAAACCTCAACCAGAGAGAACTGCGCATCTGCCTGTTGATCAAGCTGAACTACAACACCCGAGACATAGCACGTTCCGTCGGCATCTCGACTCGGGGGATGGAAAGTATCCGGTATCGGATGCATAAAAAAATCGGTTTGACGAAACATCAGTCCCTAAAAGGTTATCTCACGGATCTTGCAACCTTGATAAACTGA
- a CDS encoding helix-turn-helix transcriptional regulator: MEHCKVSGEEIISNHRWIFRNPKKQYATCIKRIGRNILYAWVDSTKPVVLETFESDLVKKVLEDSKLENKPAYLIWNLEHVKEITYAYKQGIVDFLYNPSPPLTCVVFYNTAQEFENTAQIIQAIHPSGLKVLFAENYNQAMNIILDVIAGKDPSPNSNESDEYEELKKTYLATTARIGWLNILNTSIPLPPLQHSLYPFFSALSFLQKDLAEQTKRYKQKKLQIESEHSNKVKKSNVLISSIENKKERLLQEFANEKSTLEETLSLRRNQCQAIEATLKSRKPELWKIMQDVGSLPVDKRSKKQILDVCTQLIESEKYQKKTDLPLTSADTEFLSLIHKKHRNLDNRELKVCLLIKLNYNTTEIANHYAITKRGMESLRYRIHKKIGLRKNLSLKNYLTALAEKLGN, encoded by the coding sequence ATGGAACATTGCAAGGTTTCAGGGGAAGAGATCATATCTAACCATCGCTGGATCTTTCGCAACCCCAAAAAACAGTATGCAACCTGCATTAAAAGAATAGGTCGAAATATTCTTTACGCCTGGGTTGACTCGACCAAACCGGTAGTACTCGAAACTTTCGAAAGCGATCTGGTCAAAAAGGTTCTGGAAGATTCGAAACTGGAAAACAAACCAGCCTATCTCATCTGGAATCTGGAACATGTAAAAGAAATTACATATGCTTACAAGCAAGGTATCGTGGACTTTCTCTACAACCCTTCGCCCCCTCTCACCTGCGTTGTCTTCTACAACACCGCCCAAGAGTTCGAGAACACGGCTCAAATCATTCAAGCAATCCACCCCTCGGGTTTGAAGGTTCTTTTCGCAGAAAATTACAACCAGGCGATGAACATAATCCTCGATGTGATCGCAGGCAAAGATCCATCCCCGAATTCCAATGAAAGCGATGAATATGAAGAACTGAAAAAAACATATCTCGCCACAACGGCACGGATCGGTTGGCTGAACATATTGAATACGTCAATCCCCCTTCCTCCACTCCAGCATAGCCTCTATCCTTTTTTCAGTGCCTTGTCTTTCCTGCAGAAAGATCTTGCCGAACAGACCAAGCGTTACAAACAAAAAAAACTACAGATAGAAAGTGAACATAGTAACAAAGTAAAAAAAAGCAATGTTCTGATTTCATCCATAGAAAACAAGAAAGAAAGGCTTTTGCAGGAGTTTGCAAATGAAAAGTCCACCCTTGAAGAAACGCTCTCACTCAGAAGAAACCAATGCCAAGCAATCGAAGCAACGTTGAAAAGCCGGAAACCGGAACTCTGGAAAATCATGCAAGATGTTGGCAGCCTTCCCGTTGACAAACGGTCCAAAAAACAGATACTGGATGTATGCACGCAACTTATCGAGTCCGAGAAATACCAGAAAAAAACAGATCTTCCGCTTACCTCAGCCGATACGGAGTTTCTTTCTCTGATCCATAAAAAACACCGGAACCTCGACAATAGGGAACTTAAAGTTTGCCTGTTGATCAAACTCAATTATAATACTACCGAGATAGCCAACCATTATGCAATCACAAAACGTGGAATGGAAAGCCTTCGATATCGGATACATAAAAAAATTGGCCTCCGAAAAAATCTTTCTCTAAAAAACTACCTCACTGCACTTGCCGAAAAACTCGGCAACTAA
- a CDS encoding helix-turn-helix transcriptional regulator, whose product MENCPVSKLPIVEKSHWKTEHPDQRYTTRIKKIGNDIFLTYYETETSISIEHRDQSLFRMILEECGLEDNLVYLMRDLSHVNNISYAYKIILTQLIYRWPPYYKLIVFYNIDPEFLTTVETFASIVPESTPVLLVDSYEEAITTILSAKAGNLLQKEYDEEEDALYAQRKKEFLAATARIGWMNMHNQPITLPDEDELLYPFFKALECLQEDLQAKEKLSADEKKIAENKTEKKLSEKIILLNAQLELNNQLKSQFDREKAALRSRIAAQDMEITRVSTAVAEKTAALQSLREKIFGLDIDKELKKEMIESCSQMIETETIEKKINTDLTATDSEFLSKLQRQHPNLNQRDLRICLLIKLNYDTREIARSIGISTRGLESIRYRMHKKMGLSKHQSIKNYLTKLAVS is encoded by the coding sequence ATGGAAAATTGCCCGGTATCGAAACTGCCAATTGTCGAAAAATCTCACTGGAAAACCGAGCATCCGGACCAGAGATACACAACCCGTATCAAGAAAATCGGTAACGATATTTTTTTGACCTACTACGAAACCGAGACAAGCATTTCCATAGAGCACAGGGATCAATCTCTTTTTCGAATGATCCTTGAAGAGTGTGGCCTTGAAGACAATCTCGTCTATCTTATGAGAGATCTGAGCCATGTCAATAACATCTCTTATGCGTACAAGATAATTCTCACACAACTTATTTACCGTTGGCCACCGTATTACAAATTGATCGTTTTTTACAACATAGACCCTGAATTCCTAACAACTGTCGAAACGTTCGCATCCATCGTCCCCGAAAGCACTCCGGTACTGCTGGTTGACTCATATGAAGAAGCCATTACCACTATTCTTTCTGCCAAAGCAGGCAACCTTTTGCAGAAAGAATATGACGAAGAGGAAGATGCGTTGTATGCACAAAGAAAAAAAGAGTTTCTTGCCGCAACGGCTCGAATCGGCTGGATGAACATGCACAATCAGCCGATCACCCTGCCTGATGAAGACGAGCTTCTTTACCCGTTTTTCAAGGCTCTCGAGTGCCTTCAGGAAGACCTGCAGGCTAAGGAAAAGCTTTCCGCCGATGAAAAAAAAATTGCGGAAAACAAAACAGAGAAAAAACTCTCCGAGAAAATCATTCTTCTTAACGCTCAGCTTGAACTGAACAATCAGCTCAAGTCTCAGTTCGATCGTGAAAAAGCGGCTTTACGATCTCGTATTGCAGCTCAGGACATGGAAATTACACGGGTTTCGACGGCAGTTGCCGAAAAAACAGCCGCACTGCAATCACTCAGGGAAAAGATTTTTGGACTGGATATCGATAAAGAACTAAAAAAGGAGATGATAGAATCATGCTCACAGATGATTGAAACAGAAACAATTGAAAAAAAAATCAATACCGATCTAACGGCAACCGATTCGGAATTCCTCTCAAAACTACAACGGCAGCACCCTAACCTCAATCAAAGAGATCTACGGATATGCCTGTTGATCAAGCTTAACTACGATACCCGGGAAATAGCGCGTTCCATCGGTATTTCAACAAGAGGACTTGAAAGCATTCGTTACCGGATGCATAAAAAAATGGGGCTTTCGAAACATCAATCCATAAAAAATTACCTCACAAAACTTGCAGTATCGTAA